In the Leptospira limi genome, one interval contains:
- a CDS encoding transglutaminase family protein, whose protein sequence is MSIRVALTHITTYQYDKSISLSPHVIRLRPAPHTKNHIVSYSLNILPEQKFLNWQQDPFGNYLARLVFPEKTNILQVAVDLVTDLKVINPFDFFVEEYAENYPFSYDKILKKELTPYLKPKKPGKLLTSYLKSIKIDKKRVVEFLVALNAKVYNDIGYVIRMEPGVQSTEVTLSKRMGSCRDSAYLLVQILRHLGLASRFVSGYLIQLKADVKSLDGPSGTEVDFTDLHAWAEVYLPGAGWVGLDPTSGLFTGEGHIPLAATPEPESAGPIYGFAEKAKMEFSFSMHVERVLETPRVTLPYLEEDWNRILKLGDSINKRIKKNDIRLTIGGEPTFVSTENREAPEWNFDALGFEKYSKSEQLIKRLGKHFAEGGLLQYGQGKWYPGEPIPRWAMISYWRKDKEPLWTNPHLLADDRYTGSANTDDARKFISSLIKYLNVSSGSVLPAYEDNLYYLWQESNLPEETESLLNGLNSYDVLERERIIRVLDQGLHKEVGYVLPLDFDAFQKVWKSDEWKFRRKKMFLIPGDSPIGLRLPLQSLSGKSYYTNPEDPFSPKSALPKVKELSQYPLSIANVSYSLGGVHTRTALCVEPRNGNLRVFLPPIQSLEGWLHLIYAIEQTALETDLPIVIEGYEAPNDPRLNRFKITPDPGVIEVNFHPSSQFEEIVEKTKILYEEAYQLRLTAEKFLIDGRHSGTGGGNHITLGGETASDSPFLRKPSLLRSIVSYWQNHPGLSYLFSGLFIGPTSQSPRVDEARNDSLHELKIAFQQIDSSKTTPPWLLDRLLRNILIDVTGNTHRTEISIDKLFDPGSPTGRLGLIEMRAFEMPPHFQMSVVQQAFMMAIICKFWEEPYYGNPINWNTELHDRYMLPYFVYKDFKEVIFDLQNQGFSFLSKDFDPFFEFRFPQYGVCYLDGMEIELRMALEPWNVLGEENTSQGTSRGVDSATERVQVKIKGFHPERYKLSCNGYEVPLQATSVQNEFVAGVRFKAWNPVFTLHPQLPSQQSLVFDVYDTWNHRSLGGCTYHVSHPGGLSYQTIPINAYEAESRRISRFWTHGHKIGKSLPPVRLENKAFPCTLDLRMVTSK, encoded by the coding sequence ATGAGTATACGAGTTGCCTTAACACATATCACAACATACCAGTATGATAAATCGATTTCACTATCTCCACATGTGATTCGATTACGGCCTGCACCGCATACAAAGAATCATATTGTTTCCTATTCTTTAAATATTTTGCCTGAACAAAAATTCTTGAATTGGCAACAGGATCCATTTGGCAACTACCTTGCTCGTTTGGTGTTTCCAGAAAAAACCAACATTTTGCAAGTAGCAGTTGATTTGGTTACCGATTTGAAGGTCATCAATCCTTTTGATTTTTTTGTCGAAGAGTATGCAGAAAATTATCCCTTTTCTTACGATAAGATTCTTAAAAAAGAACTCACCCCATATCTCAAACCAAAAAAACCAGGAAAACTTTTAACTTCTTACCTGAAGTCGATCAAAATAGACAAAAAAAGAGTCGTTGAATTTCTAGTGGCACTGAATGCAAAAGTTTACAATGACATCGGTTATGTGATACGGATGGAACCTGGAGTTCAATCAACTGAAGTAACTCTTTCTAAACGAATGGGTTCATGCCGTGACTCTGCATATTTACTCGTACAAATATTAAGACATCTTGGACTTGCTTCTCGTTTTGTATCGGGTTATCTCATCCAATTGAAGGCAGATGTAAAATCGCTAGATGGTCCATCGGGTACAGAGGTTGATTTTACTGACCTTCATGCGTGGGCAGAAGTATACTTACCAGGAGCAGGTTGGGTTGGACTTGATCCCACATCAGGTTTATTCACAGGAGAAGGGCATATTCCACTTGCAGCCACTCCAGAACCTGAATCAGCAGGTCCCATTTATGGATTTGCTGAAAAAGCAAAAATGGAATTTTCATTTTCAATGCACGTGGAACGTGTATTGGAAACTCCTAGAGTCACATTACCTTATTTGGAAGAAGATTGGAATCGTATTCTTAAGTTAGGTGATTCAATTAATAAACGAATTAAAAAGAATGACATCCGATTAACAATTGGTGGCGAACCTACTTTTGTTTCTACGGAAAACAGAGAAGCCCCGGAGTGGAATTTTGATGCTCTTGGCTTTGAAAAATATTCCAAATCGGAACAACTCATCAAACGATTGGGAAAACATTTTGCAGAGGGCGGATTACTACAATATGGACAAGGCAAGTGGTATCCAGGGGAACCAATTCCAAGATGGGCAATGATTTCTTATTGGCGCAAAGATAAGGAACCATTATGGACAAACCCTCATTTACTTGCCGATGATCGTTACACTGGATCGGCAAACACTGATGATGCGAGAAAATTTATTTCAAGTTTAATCAAATATCTAAATGTATCTTCTGGTTCCGTTTTACCTGCTTATGAAGATAATTTATATTATCTATGGCAAGAATCGAATTTGCCTGAAGAAACGGAATCTTTGTTAAATGGTTTAAATTCTTATGATGTTTTGGAAAGAGAACGGATTATAAGAGTTTTAGACCAAGGCCTTCATAAAGAAGTAGGGTATGTTTTACCTTTGGATTTTGATGCATTCCAGAAGGTATGGAAATCAGATGAATGGAAATTTCGCAGGAAAAAGATGTTCTTAATTCCGGGAGATTCACCAATTGGATTACGGTTACCATTACAATCGTTAAGTGGTAAATCGTATTATACGAATCCTGAGGATCCATTTTCTCCAAAATCAGCTCTTCCAAAGGTAAAAGAATTAAGCCAATATCCTTTATCTATCGCCAACGTAAGTTATTCATTGGGTGGTGTTCATACTCGCACAGCATTGTGTGTGGAGCCTAGGAATGGCAATTTAAGAGTATTTTTACCTCCAATCCAATCCTTAGAAGGTTGGTTACATCTGATCTATGCTATTGAACAAACTGCTTTAGAGACAGATTTACCAATTGTGATCGAAGGATACGAAGCACCTAATGATCCAAGGTTAAATCGATTTAAGATCACTCCCGATCCAGGTGTGATTGAAGTTAATTTTCATCCCTCGAGTCAGTTTGAAGAAATTGTAGAAAAAACAAAAATTCTGTATGAAGAAGCTTATCAGTTACGTCTTACGGCTGAAAAATTTTTAATCGATGGAAGGCATTCAGGGACAGGTGGTGGAAATCATATCACGTTAGGTGGTGAAACTGCGAGTGACAGTCCATTTTTACGAAAACCATCTTTGCTTAGAAGTATTGTGTCATATTGGCAGAACCATCCAGGGCTTTCCTATTTATTTTCTGGATTATTCATTGGACCAACCTCACAATCCCCAAGGGTTGACGAAGCACGGAATGATTCACTACATGAATTAAAGATTGCGTTTCAACAAATTGATTCGAGCAAAACAACTCCGCCTTGGTTATTGGATCGATTGTTAAGGAATATATTGATCGATGTAACAGGTAATACACATAGAACAGAGATATCGATAGATAAATTATTCGATCCAGGATCTCCAACCGGCCGTCTTGGGTTGATTGAAATGAGAGCATTTGAAATGCCACCTCATTTTCAAATGAGTGTAGTCCAACAAGCTTTTATGATGGCGATCATTTGTAAGTTTTGGGAAGAACCATACTATGGAAATCCAATCAATTGGAACACAGAACTTCATGATCGTTATATGTTACCATACTTTGTTTATAAGGATTTTAAAGAAGTTATCTTTGATTTACAAAACCAAGGTTTTTCATTTTTATCAAAAGATTTTGATCCTTTTTTTGAATTTCGATTTCCTCAATATGGAGTCTGCTATTTAGATGGAATGGAAATTGAATTGAGAATGGCTCTTGAACCATGGAATGTGTTAGGTGAGGAGAATACTTCTCAAGGAACATCTCGTGGTGTTGATTCAGCCACTGAAAGAGTACAAGTGAAAATAAAAGGATTTCATCCTGAACGTTACAAACTCAGCTGTAATGGTTATGAAGTTCCATTGCAGGCGACTTCGGTTCAAAATGAGTTTGTTGCAGGTGTTCGTTTTAAAGCTTGGAACCCTGTTTTTACTTTACATCCGCAATTGCCATCACAACAATCATTGGTATTCGATGTTTACGATACTTGGAATCATCGCTCACTCGGAGGTTGTACTTACCATGTTTCACACCCTGGGGGTTTATCTTACCAAACAATTCCAATTAATGCTTATGAAGCGGAATCCAGAAGGATTTCTCGATTTTGGACTCACGGTCATAAAATAGGAAAAAGTTTGCCACCTGTTCGTTTGGAGAATAAAGCCTTTCCTTGTACCTTAGATTTACGTATGGTTACTTCTAAGTAA
- a CDS encoding UDP-N-acetylmuramate dehydrogenase — MLVQNNIPLAPFTTFRLGGEAKYFISIKTIEDIKNALVYCQNQKLPYMILGGGSNTIIRDSGFDGVVLKIQIPGIRCLDANESSVIYEVGAGVIWDQFVEFIVKQGLTGIECLSGIPGSVGASPIQNIGAYGQEVKDTIISIQCLDEAGNEITISNEDCKFAYRNSEFKSGKFRNWIVCSVTFQLSKQKEPCILYPEVKKQWEILLSESKEHKLNENLRTTQLESLRNLIIGLRKKKSMVLDENDPNTRSAGSFFTNPILADSEIQNFLIQASNLGFTDPPIYNESNGTKKLSAAWLIEHSGIKKGDIFPGGVGISTNHCLGLININGTANALLAMAESIQNRVFETFSIHLEREPVVRP, encoded by the coding sequence ATGTTGGTCCAAAATAATATCCCTCTCGCTCCCTTTACAACATTTCGATTAGGTGGTGAGGCAAAGTATTTTATATCGATCAAAACAATTGAAGATATTAAAAATGCGTTAGTCTATTGCCAAAATCAAAAACTCCCGTACATGATACTAGGTGGTGGATCAAATACAATCATTCGAGATTCTGGATTTGATGGAGTTGTCTTAAAAATACAAATTCCTGGTATTAGATGTTTAGATGCAAATGAATCATCAGTTATTTATGAAGTAGGAGCTGGGGTCATCTGGGATCAATTTGTTGAATTTATCGTCAAACAAGGATTAACTGGAATTGAATGCTTATCTGGAATCCCAGGATCTGTTGGAGCTTCACCCATTCAAAATATTGGGGCATACGGCCAAGAAGTAAAAGATACAATCATTTCGATTCAATGTTTAGATGAAGCTGGAAATGAAATAACAATCTCTAATGAAGACTGTAAATTTGCTTATCGTAATAGCGAATTTAAGTCTGGAAAGTTTCGAAATTGGATTGTATGTTCTGTTACGTTTCAATTATCAAAGCAAAAAGAACCTTGTATTCTTTATCCAGAGGTAAAAAAACAATGGGAAATTTTACTCTCTGAAAGTAAAGAACACAAATTGAATGAAAACTTACGCACTACACAATTAGAATCTCTAAGAAATTTGATTATAGGATTGAGGAAGAAAAAATCCATGGTGCTAGATGAAAATGATCCTAACACGCGTTCAGCTGGTTCTTTTTTCACAAACCCAATCTTAGCAGATTCAGAGATTCAAAATTTTTTAATCCAAGCTAGCAATTTAGGATTCACTGATCCGCCAATCTATAATGAATCAAACGGAACCAAAAAACTTTCGGCAGCATGGCTCATTGAACATTCTGGAATCAAAAAAGGTGATATTTTTCCAGGCGGAGTGGGTATCTCCACGAACCATTGTTTGGGTCTAATCAATATAAATGGAACCGCAAATGCATTATTGGCCATGGCGGAATCGATCCAAAATCGTGTGTTTGAAACTTTTTCCATCCATTTGGAGAGGGAACCAGTCGTAAGACCCTAA
- a CDS encoding transglutaminase family protein, with protein MADFRVIHKTKYSYDDLVAYCHNMAHMYPLTTNHQDCYRTHVTVNPKPVVSSFRRDYFGNQVFLFSVEDPHRFLEVVVESTVRTHQSFDFDLSKSTPWESIHEIIHESTLDADLQAIEFLQPSPYISSKSAYADFAKFLFSEYKPVYVAALELTRYIFENFKYDPKATNINTPLEQVLMEKKGVCQDFSHLMIATLRSLKIPCRYVSGYLETFPPPGTQKLQGSDATHAWVSVYCPTLGWLDFDPTNGKLITEEYIITAIGRDYSDVSPLKGILFGGGKHKLKVEVDVIREQI; from the coding sequence ATGGCTGATTTTAGAGTGATTCATAAAACAAAATACAGTTATGATGATTTAGTAGCTTATTGTCATAACATGGCACATATGTATCCACTAACCACAAACCATCAGGATTGTTACAGAACTCATGTAACAGTAAATCCAAAACCAGTTGTGTCTTCCTTTAGAAGGGATTATTTTGGAAACCAAGTTTTTTTATTTTCGGTTGAGGACCCACATCGCTTTTTAGAAGTTGTAGTTGAGTCAACTGTAAGAACACATCAAAGTTTTGATTTTGATTTATCAAAATCTACTCCTTGGGAAAGTATTCATGAAATCATCCATGAGTCAACGCTTGATGCCGACCTGCAAGCAATTGAATTCCTTCAGCCGTCTCCCTATATTTCTTCGAAATCAGCTTATGCAGATTTTGCAAAATTTCTATTTAGTGAATACAAACCAGTTTATGTCGCTGCACTTGAACTAACGAGATATATTTTTGAAAATTTTAAATATGATCCAAAAGCAACTAATATTAATACTCCACTAGAACAAGTGTTAATGGAGAAAAAAGGTGTTTGTCAGGATTTTTCTCATTTGATGATTGCCACCTTACGTTCGTTAAAAATTCCATGTCGTTATGTAAGTGGGTATTTAGAAACGTTTCCTCCTCCTGGAACTCAAAAATTACAGGGTAGTGATGCAACGCATGCTTGGGTATCCGTGTATTGCCCAACACTTGGTTGGTTGGATTTTGATCCTACGAATGGAAAATTGATTACGGAAGAATATATCATTACAGCAATTGGTCGTGATTACTCAGACGTTTCCCCTTTAAAAGGGATTTTGTTTGGCGGCGGCAAACACAAATTGAAAGTTGAAGTTGATGTGATCCGCGAGCAAATATGA
- a CDS encoding circularly permuted type 2 ATP-grasp protein: MMTKDPYHLIDNYKTIPGVYDELYDADGQIRNKYKFLVKSFQELGPAELINRRRDTDRILRENGVTYNLYQSEQIEAKERPWELDLFPLVMESEEWRILERGLNQRADLLDALVRDVYSKRRLLYEKKIPPEILFNESSFLRACDGMYDSNHFLAKNPALLFFVCDLIRAADGNFYVLNDRVQAPSGSGYSLENRIVLSRIFPSMYRDAMVHRVAVYFRSLRKSLTQLSGVSGREPVIVLLTPGPSNETYFEHAYLAGYLGYTLVQGEDLTVRKNKVYMKTVEGLQQVDLILRRVDDDFMDPLELKGDSLLGVPGLLESVRSGNVKIANPIGTGFLENRALLPFYSELCRFYLGEDLLLPMAPTYWLGNKEQFQLVLQNPEKYVFKTVSRTDEETPVTFVELSGERKDSFLQKLKHAPKRFIAQEMIESATVPVLGENGFRPGRAIMRTFVSSSGSGYQTMAGGLVRVSPSLDEFFITSQRGAWSKDLWVLSTETQKEESLLVPKSDQILISRKSSGVPSRVADNLFWLARYLERSENQTRVIREAVFKILQVEDGYEKESLENILKLVTHVTNSYPGFLGDDSGDLFANPFPELQRLTVDKNIVGSLGFHLRSLVIASKSVRDRLSDDMKKILLHLEDQSTHNIESYDQIIDFLQKIIVNLSSLTGLSFENMSREAGWFFLNLGRRIERSINMILMLQGMIQWKSFEDKSSFETFLRISDIRLTYNRRYSGKIDQESVLDILLFDTTNPRSLAYQLEQINGDLQFLPGKDKKIVYSEDRAALQLYTHFKMKDIAIFFEAETPLTAVSVWLEELHGYLRLLSDALSSRYFNYTEEQTRIGDTNG, translated from the coding sequence ATGATGACAAAAGATCCCTATCATCTAATTGACAATTATAAAACCATACCTGGTGTGTATGACGAATTGTATGATGCAGATGGTCAAATTCGAAACAAATATAAATTCTTAGTCAAATCTTTCCAAGAGTTAGGTCCTGCAGAATTAATCAATCGTAGGCGTGATACTGATCGAATCTTAAGGGAAAATGGAGTTACCTATAATCTCTATCAGTCAGAACAAATTGAAGCGAAAGAAAGACCTTGGGAACTCGATTTATTTCCTTTGGTGATGGAAAGTGAAGAGTGGAGAATATTAGAAAGAGGATTAAACCAAAGAGCAGATCTTTTGGATGCCCTAGTACGTGATGTATATTCCAAAAGAAGATTGTTATACGAGAAAAAAATTCCACCTGAAATATTATTCAACGAGTCATCTTTTTTGCGAGCTTGTGACGGGATGTATGATTCGAATCATTTTTTAGCAAAAAATCCTGCATTATTATTTTTTGTTTGCGATTTGATCCGTGCTGCTGACGGAAATTTTTATGTTTTAAATGATAGAGTACAAGCTCCATCAGGTTCAGGGTATTCATTAGAAAATAGAATTGTTCTTTCTCGAATTTTTCCAAGTATGTATCGAGATGCGATGGTTCATCGTGTGGCTGTTTACTTTCGATCCCTTCGCAAATCTCTAACTCAATTATCAGGTGTTAGTGGAAGAGAACCCGTAATTGTTTTGTTAACTCCCGGTCCATCCAATGAAACTTATTTTGAACATGCTTATCTCGCAGGATATTTAGGTTACACTCTTGTACAAGGTGAGGATTTAACGGTTCGAAAGAATAAAGTGTACATGAAGACTGTTGAAGGGTTACAACAGGTAGATTTGATTTTACGCAGAGTAGATGATGATTTTATGGACCCTCTGGAGCTAAAGGGGGATTCTTTATTAGGAGTACCTGGTTTGTTAGAATCAGTACGTTCTGGAAATGTAAAAATAGCAAATCCAATTGGAACAGGATTTTTAGAAAATCGTGCACTATTACCTTTTTATTCAGAGTTATGTAGATTTTACTTAGGTGAAGATTTATTACTTCCTATGGCACCAACCTATTGGTTGGGTAACAAAGAACAATTTCAATTGGTTTTACAAAATCCAGAGAAATATGTTTTTAAAACAGTATCAAGAACTGATGAAGAAACTCCTGTAACTTTCGTTGAACTCAGTGGAGAAAGAAAAGATAGTTTTTTACAAAAACTAAAACATGCTCCAAAAAGATTTATTGCTCAAGAAATGATTGAATCTGCCACAGTTCCTGTGTTAGGTGAAAATGGATTTCGTCCTGGCCGTGCCATTATGAGAACTTTTGTATCTTCTTCTGGATCCGGCTACCAAACTATGGCGGGTGGTCTAGTTCGAGTTTCTCCTTCTCTCGATGAATTTTTTATTACAAGCCAACGTGGTGCTTGGAGCAAAGATTTGTGGGTCTTGTCTACTGAAACTCAGAAAGAAGAATCGTTACTTGTACCAAAATCGGACCAAATTTTAATCTCTCGAAAAAGTTCAGGTGTTCCAAGCCGAGTTGCAGACAATTTATTTTGGTTAGCTCGTTATCTAGAAAGATCGGAAAATCAAACTAGAGTGATACGAGAAGCAGTTTTCAAAATCCTTCAGGTTGAAGATGGCTATGAAAAAGAATCTTTAGAGAATATTTTGAAATTGGTAACACATGTTACAAATAGTTATCCGGGCTTTTTGGGAGATGATTCTGGAGATCTTTTTGCAAATCCATTCCCAGAATTACAACGATTGACAGTTGATAAAAATATTGTTGGTAGTTTAGGTTTTCACTTAAGGAGTTTGGTGATCGCTTCAAAATCAGTAAGAGATCGTTTATCTGATGATATGAAGAAAATCCTTCTTCATTTGGAAGACCAATCTACTCATAATATTGAATCATATGATCAAATCATTGATTTCCTCCAAAAAATTATTGTTAACTTATCTTCACTTACTGGTTTATCATTTGAAAATATGAGTCGTGAAGCAGGATGGTTCTTCTTAAACTTAGGTCGAAGAATTGAACGATCAATTAACATGATTCTTATGTTGCAAGGTATGATCCAATGGAAAAGTTTTGAAGACAAATCTTCCTTTGAGACATTCTTAAGAATCAGTGACATACGCCTCACATACAATCGAAGGTATTCCGGAAAAATTGACCAAGAATCTGTCTTAGACATTTTACTGTTTGATACAACCAATCCTAGATCATTGGCTTACCAATTAGAACAGATCAATGGAGATTTACAATTTTTACCAGGTAAAGATAAAAAAATTGTTTATTCGGAAGATAGAGCAGCATTGCAATTGTATACTCATTTCAAAATGAAAGATATTGCCATTTTCTTTGAAGCAGAAACTCCATTAACGGCAGTATCTGTATGGTTAGAAGAGTTACATGGGTATTTAAGACTTTTATCAGATGCACTTTCTTCACGTTACTTCAATTACACAGAAGAACAAACTAGAATTGGTGATACCAATGGCTGA
- the mltG gene encoding endolytic transglycosylase MltG has product MNSKVKKYLILSGLGAALLLVLALISFFVVDEIKGGAVGDGQNKYELIIDSGEPSSSVVRELASAGMIKSSVYFNYLIKFTRAGNKIKQGVYDINDGMSSRKILDVIISGKVKLITFTVPEGYNNRQIGDLLVTKKLAPSREEFLKVTQSQALLTKYNIPAKTLEGYLFPETYSVPLNYPLERITEMMIKRFYKKLETIPEAKGIKPADLHFRVVLASIVEREAVRKEERPMMAGVFLTRIEKNINLESCATIQYLFDKPKKRLFESDLKIVSPYNTYMNGGWPPGPISNPGLPALEASFRPMKSDKLFFLLKPDGSHYFSATFKEHLEAKKKFIDVLYQ; this is encoded by the coding sequence ATGAACTCAAAAGTTAAAAAATACCTGATACTTTCAGGATTAGGTGCTGCTTTACTCTTAGTTTTGGCACTCATCAGTTTTTTCGTCGTGGATGAAATAAAGGGCGGAGCTGTTGGAGACGGTCAAAACAAATACGAACTCATCATTGATTCCGGAGAACCTTCTTCCAGTGTTGTAAGAGAATTAGCAAGTGCTGGAATGATTAAATCTAGCGTATACTTTAATTATCTCATCAAATTTACAAGAGCTGGAAACAAAATCAAACAAGGTGTTTATGACATCAATGATGGAATGAGTTCTCGTAAGATTTTAGATGTCATTATTTCAGGAAAAGTTAAACTCATCACATTCACTGTTCCTGAAGGTTATAACAATCGCCAGATAGGTGATCTCTTAGTCACAAAAAAACTAGCTCCATCACGAGAAGAATTTTTAAAAGTAACTCAAAGCCAAGCATTACTTACAAAATACAATATTCCTGCTAAAACTTTAGAAGGTTATTTATTTCCTGAAACATATTCAGTGCCATTAAATTATCCTCTTGAACGCATCACTGAAATGATGATCAAACGGTTTTATAAAAAATTGGAGACCATCCCTGAAGCAAAAGGAATCAAACCCGCAGATCTACATTTTAGAGTTGTACTTGCTTCGATTGTGGAAAGAGAAGCTGTGAGAAAAGAAGAAAGACCTATGATGGCTGGAGTATTTCTCACCCGAATTGAAAAAAACATCAATTTAGAATCATGTGCCACCATACAATACTTATTCGATAAACCAAAAAAGAGACTTTTTGAGTCTGATTTGAAAATTGTATCACCTTACAATACATATATGAATGGTGGTTGGCCTCCAGGTCCAATTTCGAACCCAGGATTACCTGCACTCGAAGCATCCTTTCGACCAATGAAATCTGATAAATTGTTTTTCCTTTTAAAACCAGATGGATCACATTATTTTTCTGCGACCTTCAAAGAACATTTGGAAGCTAAGAAAAAATTCATTGATGTTTTGTATCAATAG
- a CDS encoding Spx/MgsR family RNA polymerase-binding regulatory protein: protein MGRSKLKVYEYSGCSTCRNALKYLNSKKIEFEQIPIRETPPSVTELKKAKQYLGDIKKLFNTSGKDYREGNWKEKLGKLNEDQIYKELSSNGNLVKRPFVVGDGWYLVGFKEGEWGEQF from the coding sequence ATGGGTCGATCCAAACTGAAAGTTTACGAATATTCTGGCTGTAGTACGTGCAGAAATGCACTCAAATATTTAAATTCCAAAAAAATCGAATTTGAACAAATTCCCATTCGCGAAACTCCACCCTCAGTTACTGAATTAAAGAAAGCAAAACAATACTTAGGTGATATTAAAAAACTTTTTAATACCTCTGGCAAAGATTACCGCGAAGGAAATTGGAAAGAAAAATTGGGAAAACTTAACGAAGACCAAATTTATAAAGAACTATCCTCAAATGGAAATTTAGTGAAAAGACCGTTTGTCGTTGGAGACGGATGGTATTTGGTAGGTTTTAAGGAAGGGGAATGGGGGGAACAGTTTTAG
- a CDS encoding alpha-E domain-containing protein, which produces MLSRVAESVFWMNRYIERAENYSRFIDVNHQLSLDLNEEVPNQWLPLVHTTGDYELFAKKYSETSPVNVIRFMTFDEENPNSIFQCLSKARENARTIRENISTSMWEVLNEFYLYVKDYRKLYLETNGDHGDTLSMGLSDFLSTVRKSCQSFYGCSDATISHDEVWNFALLGRFLERADKTTRILDMKYFILLPSVHDVGSTLDLLQWLSLLKSASAHEMYNRRYKKIDPTDIAEFLILNDTFPRSIIFCIQEMQEALEKISGLKEGLPRNSAQDATTVYLNRLRSENIKSIFDKGLHEYLDDIQIELNQIGSKIVERFFTN; this is translated from the coding sequence ATGTTAAGCCGAGTTGCCGAATCAGTTTTTTGGATGAATCGGTACATTGAGAGAGCGGAGAACTATTCTCGTTTTATCGATGTCAATCATCAATTGTCTTTGGATTTAAATGAAGAGGTTCCAAACCAGTGGTTACCATTAGTGCATACTACTGGTGATTATGAATTATTTGCTAAAAAATATTCTGAAACCTCTCCTGTGAACGTGATTCGATTTATGACCTTTGATGAAGAGAATCCGAATTCTATTTTCCAATGTTTATCAAAAGCACGGGAAAATGCCCGTACAATTCGTGAAAACATTTCCACATCGATGTGGGAAGTATTAAATGAATTTTACCTTTATGTAAAAGACTATCGTAAACTTTATTTGGAAACGAATGGCGATCATGGAGATACTTTGTCCATGGGACTGTCGGATTTTCTAAGTACGGTTCGCAAAAGTTGCCAAAGTTTTTATGGATGTTCTGATGCTACGATCTCTCACGATGAAGTATGGAATTTTGCTTTATTAGGAAGATTTTTAGAACGTGCTGATAAAACCACTCGTATCTTAGATATGAAGTATTTTATTCTCCTTCCATCTGTCCATGATGTCGGTTCTACATTGGATTTACTACAATGGTTATCGTTATTAAAATCTGCAAGTGCGCATGAGATGTACAATCGCAGGTATAAAAAAATCGATCCGACGGATATTGCAGAGTTTTTAATTTTAAACGATACTTTCCCAAGATCAATAATCTTTTGTATCCAAGAGATGCAAGAAGCCTTGGAAAAAATTTCGGGATTAAAGGAAGGTTTACCTCGAAATTCTGCTCAAGACGCAACAACGGTTTATTTAAATAGATTACGATCTGAAAATATCAAATCAATTTTTGACAAAGGATTACATGAATATCTGGATGATATTCAAATTGAACTCAATCAAATCGGATCGAAGATTGTGGAACGATTTTTCACCAACTAA